The region TTACTGATGCACGCCATAATGATTGTTATTGTCGGTGCCCTGCTCGTAATTCTGATTGATTTGACAACGAATCATCTCATTATGAGACCGCTGGAACGCATGACGCGGATTATTCAGAGCGCGGAGCGCGGGGATTTATCAACGCAAGAGGATTATTCGTCAGATGAAATTGGGCGAGCAACATATAACCTCGCAAGGATGCTCTGGCAGCTACGGGATTCCCATTCGAGGCGGATTGCTGCCTTGGGACAATTCGCCGCTGGTGTGGCTCACGAAATTCGGAATCCACTCAACTCAATTGGTATGACGGCGCAACATCTGAAGTCTGTTTTTTCGCAATCCGAAGTTAAATCTGAAGATATTGAAGAAGCAAAAGAACTTTTGGATATTGTAGATGAAAAAATAACCGAACTCAAGCATACTTCAGAGCAGTTTCTTACCCTGAACCGTCCCAGAAAATTAAATGTGGAACCGGTAAATCTCAATACACTCATGGATCGTGTGTTATCTGAGTTCACACTCATTGCTGAAGAAGCAAAAGTTCAGGTAATCAGAAGCTATGATGAAACCTTGCCTGATATTTCATTAGATCCGGGTCTAATGCGACAGACGCTCTTTAATCTTGTGCAAAATAGCATCCAAGCAATGCCGAAGGGCGGCAGTATTTATGTGACCACCGTGTTGGAGACGGTAGATAAAACGTCCCAGCAGGTCGTCCTCGAAATTCGAGATACAGGCATCGGCATTCCTGAAGAGGTTCAGGAACAGATTTACGACGCATATTTTACAACAAAAGACGCTACCGGTGGCATCGGTCTCGGGCTCGCAATCTCTCACCAGATTATTAACGCCCATAAAGGCAAGATTGAAGTCCGAAGCAAGATGGGGATGGGAACGGCTTTTAAAATTAGTTTTGCGCTTGATCGGGATCACTTTCCCAAAAATTAGGAGTGCATAGGAGGAGGGCTGGACGATGGCATCTATACTACTTGTAGACGAT is a window of Candidatus Poribacteria bacterium DNA encoding:
- a CDS encoding ATP-binding protein, encoding MRLQWKYSLVINLCVIAILVAFYFFDSARVRNEMYALHALGAERGAELKKIVENTILDAVIREIETTKRFDAQQLDRILNRLKREHPDMRDVLNVHISLNDTRVRSSLITREDAVDINLDTADLAQIESKGATIRTVEGQNATAMVIKYTVVLTPPKPIELEPSSVPYESMLDAGTLPYDVWYDVWWRVFGEDIYVPDEPVVPEEKGRRWRVTDQEKGELYNLWRDDENLWIQRSLTGYIQVLFDVPYIGRSIRYSLLMHAIMIVIVGALLVILIDLTTNHLIMRPLERMTRIIQSAERGDLSTQEDYSSDEIGRATYNLARMLWQLRDSHSRRIAALGQFAAGVAHEIRNPLNSIGMTAQHLKSVFSQSEVKSEDIEEAKELLDIVDEKITELKHTSEQFLTLNRPRKLNVEPVNLNTLMDRVLSEFTLIAEEAKVQVIRSYDETLPDISLDPGLMRQTLFNLVQNSIQAMPKGGSIYVTTVLETVDKTSQQVVLEIRDTGIGIPEEVQEQIYDAYFTTKDATGGIGLGLAISHQIINAHKGKIEVRSKMGMGTAFKISFALDRDHFPKN